The DNA window TAAACCTATTAATCCTTGAGGCATCGCTCCTTGCGACCATAACTCAGCCGAATTCAGTTCTACAATTCCTCCTAACGTTGAGGAGAAGAAGAACACGATAATCGCAAGGAAAGCAATCATAGTAATAACAAAGTTTAGCGTTAAAGCGCCTACTACTCCGCGATAATTAACAAACGTCAATGCACCTATTACAAGCAGCGTCATCGGGAATACAGCGATTTCCGGGAATATCGATTGTGCCAGTTGAGCGACGACAATCGCATCTGCTGCTTCCAGCGCAATATATTCCATATAAACTGCCAGTCCGACGCTGCCCGCAGCACCGGGTCCCACAAACAATCTCGCCCATTCATAGGGACCTCCTGCAGATTGTGTGGCAGCACCAAGTTCACTTGCACACAACGATATGATTATATATAATACACCGGCAAGTGTCATGGCGATAAGTGCACCAAGGATTCCACCTTTTGCTACTGTAAAGTTCCAGCCCATGTATTCTCCGACCAGAACAATACCAACACCAAGTGCCCAAACATGGAAAGGTCTTAGAGTTTTGACTAAGCCAACATCTTCATCTGGGTCTTTATCATCAGCCATTTTTAACTCCCCCTTTTTTAGTTTTCATTTACTTCACTTTTCAGCTCTGCGTTTTTCAACTCTGCCAGCATCAAAAAGGATATAACCTATCAATCCAAAGGCCAATAAATACAATATACCATTGATAATGGTCCAGGTTTCAATTGCCAATTTTCTACTCCCCCTATTTGTTTTTGATAATAAACATCCAAATTTGAAATGCCAGTGGTATAATAACCACTGGTTAAATTTAGAATACCAGTCCCAGGTCTTCCAGTTTCTTCTTAGCACCATCGTAGACATTTACGTATTCATCAATAGGTGTGATGGTGGAAATGTCATAGCACTCCTGGAAGGTCTTGTCTTCTGGCAGGTTACCGAAATCGTTTTCGTACATACCAACAAGCTTGTCAAGTATCTTGTTGACCTCGTTGATATCCATACCAGCAGTAGCTCTTGCAGTTTCACCCATCATTCGAGCTTCCATACCGGTAGTCTTGTCCTGACCGACACCCTTTGCAGAAGCGACACCGGACAGTATTTCACGGCCTGATGCGGTATCAGTCATGGATTGAGCAGCAGCTTCCAGCAGACACATCTCGGTGCATGGGCCTGCACATGGATAGTACTGGTTACCAAGTATCATGTCGGTGTGCTCTTTAATAGTAGCAGAAGTCCATCCTGCAATCTTGAGGGCTTCCCTTGTGTTAGTTGAACCCCATCTGATGTGTACAGGACCATCAAGATGCCATGTAGCATTGTTCATCAGGAAAGCATTGATTGTAGTAGCAACATCTACGATGGCAGTTTCTTCGATACCGCCAGCATATCCACCGAAAATAGGCATCTGTTCATCCATTATGACATCGCTGTTTGCCTGGTAGTGTGCAACAACAGCGATAGCATCCAGATCGATTTTCAGTTCATTAAGCTGTGAGACCTCATGGCTGTCTGCAGGGTTAAGTCCGCCGACAGCATCAGCAGAGATGTTACCTGGAGCAGACAGTGAGGTCTCGGGTCCCTACAGACCCATACCGGGTCTACCGCACATGGCGCATGCTTCTTTAATCAACCTGGATTCACTTTTGGCTGCCAGTACTTCGTATGGGCTTCCTGGTACCGGTGATTTGCCACGGATAGATGTCATGACACCGTTTACGATAAGGTCACATTCTCTTTCCATCGCGTAGCTCATGTGCACGGGAACAAAAACATCTTCGGATACAGGTGCACCGGTAGGACCGCCCTGAATAAGTGGTTTTCTTTTGTCTCCAACTTCCCTTTTACGTACAGTAACAGCATCTCTGCCTGTACCGAGAGTGAATTCTTTATCAACGTTGTTGATAGCGTCCCATATCTCGTCTTCAGTGTATTTTACAATTCTCTTGGTGTCGGTACAGTAAATACCACACTCAAGCAGCATCTCAAAACCAGCGTTGAACAGGTTTTCCATCATGTCCTTATCGGTAGGAACGAATTCGTCACCGAAATCAAGGCCATATTTTTGTTTGAGTTCACCTGCTTTCATCGGTATGGTCATCAGGTCCCAATCGTCCTGTGTGGTTTTTTCACCTGTTTTTGCTCTGTCGTAGAAATCGTATACAGTAAATGATTTTTTGAATGCCATGTTTTACTTACCTCCATTACTTTTGCATGAGATTAATCCCAACTCTTGCAGCTTCAGCAGCGTTTTCTGCAGTTGCATCGGCACCGATCTCATCAATCCATTTCTGAGTTACAGGAGCGCCACCGAGCATGATTTTCACATAATCTCTAACGCCTGATTCTCTGATCAGGTTCATAAGTTCTTTCTGACCAAGCATTGAAGTGGTCATGAGTGCTGAACCGACAAGCAGGAGTTTCTTATCTTTATTCTTTTCAATTTCTTCAAGAACAGTATCATCTGGAACATCGGTACCAAGGTCAACGATGTCAAATCCATTGGCCTGTAACATTGTAGTTACGAGTCGGTGTCCGATGTCATGAATATCTCCTTCCTGAACAAAGGTAATAGCAGTTCCTACTCTTTCTTCTTCCCCACCGCCTTTCTCCAATTCGGGTTCGATATATTCCATCGCTCCCTGCATTGCTTTGGCAGCCATCATAATCTGTGGCAGGAACGCTTCACCATTTTCGAATCTGTCACCGACAACTTTCATACCGGGTGTCAAACCCTTGTTGACAATCTCTATTGGTGATAAACCTGCATCAAGTGCTTCTTTTGTCAGGTTTTTACATCCTTCTATGTCCTGGTTTATTATAGCATTTTTAAGTTTTTCAAATTGTTCTTCTTTCTCTACCATGAATCTCCCCCTATTATCTCGGATTGTTACAGAAGCTACAAACACCCTAAACTTCTGTAACACTTGGAATAACGTCTTATATTTAAATTAAAAAAACGCATGAAAACAATTATATAAGTTTTATTCATGGGGAAACTTAGTTCCGTAATTATTTTAATATATAAGGAGTTTAAAATTTTATATAATTTATAAAGAATAAAACGCTACAGATTCCCAGTGTAATGGTTTATAAATAATTAACTTGAAGAATTGTTTGTGTTTAGACAAACAGTTTTAATCAATTAACTTTTATATATGTAAATATAGTAATTTTATTCTGTAATTATATAATGTTTAGAGGGAGTGTGTTAATCTGAAAAATGCAAAAGTAAACAAAACCGGTAATAACTTATCATCACAAGTTGAAGATAACATAAGGGCTAACAAACATAAAATCGGGCAATTTTTCATCTGGGTTCTTGGGTTATATCTCGGATTGACCGGGCTAGGCTTGGCTATCACTGAAAACAACTTAGCTGTAGGTATACCTTTGTTTTTGACGGCTCTTGTGATATTGCCTCCACCTGCAGGTATCACAGATGTGATTGAAGCTAAAATAAATTATACGATACCAGGTGGCTTAAAACTTGCTGTAGGTACAATATTATTACTTATAGCCTGGTTTAACCTTCCGGGTGGTCTATAAATGATTAAATTCATTATCTAATTCAGTGGTCGAGTAGATTTTAGAATCTAACTATATAAAAAAGAAGGAGATGGGTTAATTCTTGGGCCCATTTCCTCTCATGGTATCTTTTGTTTCAAGAGAGGTATCATCGTAGTAATAATCCTGGTCTACACCAAAGTTATCACTATTAATTATTATCTCAAAGAATTGTGTTGTATTATCTCACATACTAACAGAATCATAATCAATACGGCGGAACAAGAACAGGTAATAGCCAAATGACAGCCAATATATTAAAAATAAGTCGCTGTCTTAAATCCATTCCCGATTTCCACAACAACAGTGAGATAAAAGATAAAAACAGGAACAATAAACTACCAAGCACCACTGATGTAACAAGCTGGAAGATTACAAATTGTGTGGATATCAGGACAAACGATGCACCTGTAATTAAAAGAAAAAACAAATCAAGTGCAAATTCCTTTTTATTCAGGATTTTGAAAATATTAGATGATTTGGTTACTACAACACCAATTGTTGATGCAATTATACCGATTACCAGATACTGGAACCATTGATATCCTGCTGGTTCTAACTGGATAAACTGTCTGGCTATCGTTGAAAGCAGAACAATATAAAAAATAACAAAAACAATTACCGGTATCAGAAACCTGAACAAATTTTTATTATTAAATTTATAGTTGTATGAACCGGATAGCCAAACGGCGCTTATGAACATAACCATACCTGATAAAAACTGCAGTAAAACAGTTCTGAATGATTTGGTTTCAATGTTTATGTTGCCAGATGCATCCTTTCCTGCAGAATAAAGTGCCCATCTAACAGATTCCTCAATAAGTTTGTCATCAAAAGCTTCTGTAAGATGTCCTGAAGATTCAGACACAAATATTTTGGTGGCGTTGTTGCCTTCAAAATCACCATCAAATTTATTTCTGTTCAAATGTTTTCCTGTAACATTAAATGCGATATCTTCAAGTTTTTCTGGAGGAACAAGTGTATCCTTTCCACCTGTAGCAAGCAAAAGGTTGGTCTCAAGTTCATCTATATTTTCAGGTGGGAAACGTCCTGCAATAGCAATTATTCCCGAAACATCAGGTTTTTCAAGCGCAATCCGATATGCACCGTTTGCACCTCCTGAATGCCCACCCACAACAATCCTATCAGAATCTGTGTCATGCCTTGATTCCAGTTGCGAAAGGACAATAATATCTTCTCTCAACGAACGATTGAACAGAAACTCATTCCCATGTACTATCTCCCAGTGAATTGTAGATGGGAAACTGGTAAAACTTCGTGACGGCCCGTGAATAAAAGTTAAAAATCCCTGTCTTGAAAAACCTTCTCCATAATGCGAATACTGGATGGGATCAGCACCCGAACCTGCTCCAAAATAAACTACCGGGAAAGGTCCTTCTCCATCTGGGATATATAATAAACCCTCCATTGTTCTATTTTGAGAGAGTTCTAAAAGAACCTGTTCGGATTCAAAATTATGAGCCTGGTTCTGGTCAGTTAAAATCGGGTAAATCAACCCTGATAGTCCTGCAAGTAGAATAAGTACAGCTATAATTTGTTTCCGGGATATATTAGAATCAGCATCCATAGATAATAGGAAAGATGTTTTATTACTCCTCGATAAAATACTATTTGTATATAAACATTTCTGGATTTCAGGTATTTTTCACCTTTTTATGAAGAAATATCCATAATATACCGGGAATAATTACACCAACAGCAAGAGGAAACGACCATTCGGATACACTATGCAGGTAACTGCCGAAATATGAATAGTAAACAGTCACAGGGATTGTGCCTATAATAATAATGCTCAGAAAACGCAAGAATGATATTCCTGTCAGTCCGGCAAAACATGACATGGTTTCTGTTAGCATAGGTACCATGCGTGATAGTATAAGGATGCCTTCACCCCATTGTGTAAACCATTTATTCATCAATTTCTGTTCACTCTCATCGATAAAAGTTAAAGCTTTTCGTTTCCCTATATATCTTGTTAGACAGAAACCAGTAATTGATGCAAGCAGTGAGCCCAAAGTCCCAATTAAAACACCCCAGAAAAAACCATACAAAGAACCTGCAAGGGTCATAAGCACAGAAGAAGGTACAGGAATAACAAGGTCAATAATAAGCATTAGTATTATTATCAACCCTGCAAGTGAATCGAATGATAGAACCCAGTTTTTTACATCTTCAAGAGTTAGGAATCCGGATAATTCAAAGATAATAAATATCATCAGGAAAACAGTAAAAAGAATAAGAGGAATGAATCTCCAGTTGAATGTTTCCCATTTATCCAGCATACATATATATTTTAAGGAGCCCCTGATTTAAAAACATCCGGTTAAAATTCCTCAATCAACCTGCTTATATCCTCACTTGTAACCATCCCGATAACCCTTCTATCCTTATCAATTACCGGAAGTGCAGAAATATCCTTACTTTCCATTTTTTCCGCTGCTTTTTCAATAGGTTCATCAGGTCGAGCGGTTACAACATTTTTTGTCATTATCTCTTCAAGGTTGTCTGATTTTAATGCAATCGATTTGGAGATATCCCATGAGGTAACCAATCCAACGAGTTTACTATCTGAGGATACCAACGGTAAATGAGTAATTTCCTTTTCAAACATTACCCTGGCTGCTTCATCTATGCTTATTCCCTCTTTGATTGTCGCTATATCCTCAATCATTATATCTGAAACATAGGTATGTGAGAGGAAATTGTTAAGCACATAATTTAGTTGTCCGCTTTCCAGCAAGAATGAGTCGTGTCCGTAATTGGATTCGATTTCTCTATAGGTCACATCAGCATTGTTAGCACTTAAAGCCATTACAATTTCTCTCAACTGATATGGAGGATACAGCCAGTCAGATGTAAACGAAATTACCAAAAATTTCGCCTCTACATTTTTTAAACCTTCTGCAAGGGAATTGTTTTCTGTCAAATCAAAATAATCAATAGCTTTGGTAAGATACAGATAAGAATTCGCATCAAATCTTTCGGTAAATGTTAAACCCTGATAGTGCAGATAACTTTCGACTTCAAATTCTCTGGAAAAATCGAATTCGTATTCGTTTTTATCCTGCAATCTCCTCCCAAATTTTTGGTGCATGGAATCATCGCTGAGATAGGTAATATGACCAATCATTCTTGCAAGAGCCAGCCCATGAGTTGGTTCTTTTTCACCATAATAATTACCACTGTTCCAATTTGGGTCAGAAACTATAGCAATCCTTCCAACTTCATTGAAAGCTATTTGCTGGGGTGTGGAATATCCGGCTGTAGCTATTGGTATTGCCTTTTTTACCATGTCTGGATATGATACACTCCACTGAAGAACCTGAAGTCCGCCCATAGACCCTCCTATAACTGCTAAAAGTTTGGATATACCCAGATAATCTATTAGTTTTTTCTGAGCGTTTACCATATCTTTTATTGTAACTACTGGAAAATCAAGCCCATAGGATTCTCCTGTATCCGGATTAATCGATGAAGGACCTGTAGACCCTTTACAGCCCCCGATGACGTTGGAACAGATTATAAAATATTTCCGTGTATCAAGAGCTTTACCAGGACCTATTATTATGTCCCACCATCCGGGTTTTCTGTCACCTTCATGCCATCCTGCCGCATGAGCATCACCTGTAAGGGCGTGACATACAAGAATAGCATTGCTTTTATCCCAGTTCAAAGTTCCGTAGGTTTCATAGGCAAGAGTTACATCACTTATTTTTTTGCCGCTTTCAAGGACAAGCTCTTCAGGTATCTGGTAATATTTTGTTTCAACATTACCTATTGATTTGTATTTCATACTTTTTGGGACAACTCCAGTGCCTGGTCAATATCCTGAATAATATCTTCAGCATCTTCTATACCAATAGACAACCTGATAAAATCATCAGTAACCCCTGTAGATTTCTTCTCTTCCTCGGTTAACTGTTGGTGGGTTGTTGATGCGGGATGGACAACAAGGCTTTTTGCATCTCCTATATTGGCAAGATGTGAGAGTAGTTGAACATTCTCAATAAATTTTTTACCGGACTCAAGTCCACCTTTAATACCGAATCCAATAAGTGCTCCGTATTTACCATTGAGATACTTTCCTGCACGTTCATGTGTTGGATGAGTTTCAAGTCCCGGGTAATTCACCCATTCTACATCTTGGTGTTTTTCAAGGAATTTGGCTACTTTGAAGGCATTATCACAATGTTTTTCCATTCTCAGTGGGAGTGTTTCCAGACCCTGCAAAAACAGAAAGGCATTGAAAGGGCTCAGGGCTGTGCCAAGGTCACGCAGAAGCTGAACACGCATTTTTACAATAAAAGCAATCTTTCCGAATTCTTCCCAGTATTTTAATCCATGGTAGCCGGGATCAGGTTCAGTAAGTTCCGGGAACTTGCCATTGTTCCAGTTGAAATTTCCAGAATCAACAATTAATCCACCTATAGAAGTTCCGTGTCCACCCAAAAACTTGGTTGCCGACAGGACTTCAATATCAGCACCAAAACTAATCGGCTGTGAAATACCTATTCCTGTTGTATTGTCCACTATCAGCGGAATACCGGCAGAATGTGCAATATCTGTTATTTGTTCAAAATCAGGAACATCCAGTTTTGGGTTTCCTATGATTTCAGTATAAATTGCTTTAGTGTTTTCGTTTATCTGTTCTTTAAACTCTCCAGGTTTTGTAGAATCCACAAATTTTACTTTTCTACCAAGGTCTGGAAGTGTATTATTGAACAACTGGTAAGTACCACCATAAAGGTTGTCTGCAGAAACAATTTCATCACCTGGTTGAGTGATTCCAAGCACTGCCAGTGTGATAGCAGACATACCTGATGAAACTGCCAATGCTCCGGCACCCCCTTCTAGAGATGCCACCCGCTGTTCCAGAACCTCGTTGGTAGGGTTTGTGATTCTTGTATATATATTCCCGAATTCTTTCAGACCAAAAAGTCTTGCAGCATGGTCTGTATCTTTAAAATTGTAGGATGTAGTCTGATATATGGGAACGGCTCTGGAACCTGTTGTAGGGTCTGGTACCTGACCTGCATGTACTGCTCTGGTACTGAACCCGTAATTTTGTTTGCCCATGTAAAACCTCTAATTTATTCGTATTTTTTAATAATCTCATCAAATGCATCTACAACAGTAGATAGATTTTCACGTCCGACTCTGAAAGTGCTCAATTTGAAGAACTTGGTAAGTCCCGCCTTTATACCATGAATATTTCTGGATTTTAATTCTTTATAAAGGAAATAGCGTCCGGATTTTGCTTTCTGGGAGATTTCGTATATGTTTGGTGCTTCAAAGAACATGAGATCATGGTTGTGCGGCTTATCACCAACCTGGTTCATCCCAAGATTTTCGAGTTTTTCAGAAAACCATCGTGCATTTTCAACTTCCCTGTCCCATTCACGGGTTCTTTTCACAACGTTAGGGAATGAAGCAATCATTGTCATTAATGTAGCACCACGTGCAGTACATCCGAGTAATTCTACCTCCTTCTTTTTATGTGTAGGTGATTTTCTAAACACTATATCAGAATATTCTTCACTTACACCTAAAACTCCTATTGGTCCTGATGAAGCCATTGATTTATGACCACTACCTACAACAAAATCTGCACCTATATCGTTGGCATCTATTGGCATTCTGCCGATGGAATATGCACAGTTTAAAAGCAGTGGCACATCATATTCATGGCAGACAGATGCAACTTTTTTTGCATTAGGCAGATTTCCGTAATTTCCATCAGGATAGGTGAGAAGTGCCATTGAAGGAGGTTTACCACTCTCATCTATAACATTTTCAATAGCTTTTGCGTATCCCTCTGGATCTATCCAGTAGTCAGGATGACCGGTGCTGGATACAGTTTCAGTATTCAACCGTGCACGCTGTGCAGCTACATGTGATGAATAATGTGCCAGATTGTCAAGAACAATCCAGTCCCCTTCGTTAGCTACCGAGTGCATGACAGCAAATTTGGATTCACGGGCTCCATTTGTCACTCTAACTTCATCTGCCCCTATGAATTCCGGTAAAGCTTCATGAACAAAATCTTTGATTTTTGGTTTTTTAATCTGGTCAAGTGTTCCCGGGCAGAAGTCACATACTGAATATCCATCCCCCCACTGGACAAGTGCTTGTCGGGCTTCCTCTGTCAGTATTCCACCTGTCTGTAATGGGTCTATATTGATGGCGTTTAAAGGTTCACGTTCCATATACCCAAATTTTTGTAGTGATGATTCATCAAGTGCCATCTTTTTATTCCTCTCATATATATTGTTTAATTCACATTGTGAATTGGTAAAATTGATACATGTTATATATAAAAAAAGTGGTCAAGCATCCAACAATATGTTATACTTGACATTCAGGTATTGATTTCAACAGGCTTTAACTGCTTCGCTGAATACTTCATTAAACTCATCACAACGGGAGATGAGTT is part of the Methanohalobium evestigatum Z-7303 genome and encodes:
- the metX gene encoding homoserine O-acetyltransferase MetX, which translates into the protein MKYKSIGNVETKYYQIPEELVLESGKKISDVTLAYETYGTLNWDKSNAILVCHALTGDAHAAGWHEGDRKPGWWDIIIGPGKALDTRKYFIICSNVIGGCKGSTGPSSINPDTGESYGLDFPVVTIKDMVNAQKKLIDYLGISKLLAVIGGSMGGLQVLQWSVSYPDMVKKAIPIATAGYSTPQQIAFNEVGRIAIVSDPNWNSGNYYGEKEPTHGLALARMIGHITYLSDDSMHQKFGRRLQDKNEYEFDFSREFEVESYLHYQGLTFTERFDANSYLYLTKAIDYFDLTENNSLAEGLKNVEAKFLVISFTSDWLYPPYQLREIVMALSANNADVTYREIESNYGHDSFLLESGQLNYVLNNFLSHTYVSDIMIEDIATIKEGISIDEAARVMFEKEITHLPLVSSDSKLVGLVTSWDISKSIALKSDNLEEIMTKNVVTARPDEPIEKAAEKMESKDISALPVIDKDRRVIGMVTSEDISRLIEEF
- a CDS encoding TVP38/TMEM64 family protein, with amino-acid sequence MLDKWETFNWRFIPLILFTVFLMIFIIFELSGFLTLEDVKNWVLSFDSLAGLIIILMLIIDLVIPVPSSVLMTLAGSLYGFFWGVLIGTLGSLLASITGFCLTRYIGKRKALTFIDESEQKLMNKWFTQWGEGILILSRMVPMLTETMSCFAGLTGISFLRFLSIIIIGTIPVTVYYSYFGSYLHSVSEWSFPLAVGVIIPGILWIFLHKKVKNT
- a CDS encoding methyltransferase cognate corrinoid protein, whose translation is MVEKEEQFEKLKNAIINQDIEGCKNLTKEALDAGLSPIEIVNKGLTPGMKVVGDRFENGEAFLPQIMMAAKAMQGAMEYIEPELEKGGGEEERVGTAITFVQEGDIHDIGHRLVTTMLQANGFDIVDLGTDVPDDTVLEEIEKNKDKKLLLVGSALMTTSMLGQKELMNLIRESGVRDYVKIMLGGAPVTQKWIDEIGADATAENAAEAARVGINLMQK
- a CDS encoding dienelactone hydrolase family protein — protein: MDADSNISRKQIIAVLILLAGLSGLIYPILTDQNQAHNFESEQVLLELSQNRTMEGLLYIPDGEGPFPVVYFGAGSGADPIQYSHYGEGFSRQGFLTFIHGPSRSFTSFPSTIHWEIVHGNEFLFNRSLREDIIVLSQLESRHDTDSDRIVVGGHSGGANGAYRIALEKPDVSGIIAIAGRFPPENIDELETNLLLATGGKDTLVPPEKLEDIAFNVTGKHLNRNKFDGDFEGNNATKIFVSESSGHLTEAFDDKLIEESVRWALYSAGKDASGNINIETKSFRTVLLQFLSGMVMFISAVWLSGSYNYKFNNKNLFRFLIPVIVFVIFYIVLLSTIARQFIQLEPAGYQWFQYLVIGIIASTIGVVVTKSSNIFKILNKKEFALDLFFLLITGASFVLISTQFVIFQLVTSVVLGSLLFLFLSFISLLLWKSGMDLRQRLIFNILAVIWLLPVLVPPY
- a CDS encoding O-acetylhomoserine aminocarboxypropyltransferase/cysteine synthase family protein — protein: MGKQNYGFSTRAVHAGQVPDPTTGSRAVPIYQTTSYNFKDTDHAARLFGLKEFGNIYTRITNPTNEVLEQRVASLEGGAGALAVSSGMSAITLAVLGITQPGDEIVSADNLYGGTYQLFNNTLPDLGRKVKFVDSTKPGEFKEQINENTKAIYTEIIGNPKLDVPDFEQITDIAHSAGIPLIVDNTTGIGISQPISFGADIEVLSATKFLGGHGTSIGGLIVDSGNFNWNNGKFPELTEPDPGYHGLKYWEEFGKIAFIVKMRVQLLRDLGTALSPFNAFLFLQGLETLPLRMEKHCDNAFKVAKFLEKHQDVEWVNYPGLETHPTHERAGKYLNGKYGALIGFGIKGGLESGKKFIENVQLLSHLANIGDAKSLVVHPASTTHQQLTEEEKKSTGVTDDFIRLSIGIEDAEDIIQDIDQALELSQKV
- the pscS gene encoding O-phospho-L-seryl-tRNA:Cys-tRNA synthase encodes the protein MALDESSLQKFGYMEREPLNAINIDPLQTGGILTEEARQALVQWGDGYSVCDFCPGTLDQIKKPKIKDFVHEALPEFIGADEVRVTNGARESKFAVMHSVANEGDWIVLDNLAHYSSHVAAQRARLNTETVSSTGHPDYWIDPEGYAKAIENVIDESGKPPSMALLTYPDGNYGNLPNAKKVASVCHEYDVPLLLNCAYSIGRMPIDANDIGADFVVGSGHKSMASSGPIGVLGVSEEYSDIVFRKSPTHKKKEVELLGCTARGATLMTMIASFPNVVKRTREWDREVENARWFSEKLENLGMNQVGDKPHNHDLMFFEAPNIYEISQKAKSGRYFLYKELKSRNIHGIKAGLTKFFKLSTFRVGRENLSTVVDAFDEIIKKYE